In Campylobacter concisus, the following proteins share a genomic window:
- a CDS encoding TRAP transporter small permease, whose product MKSFFNVLDIAIASLNKTIAVVGLASGTLLAFANVMARYFFDKSWSWASELSNYLFIWSAFFAAAYGFNKGIHVSVTILVEKFPPALAKACLLFSHILTTVFLIFIAVYSVDYLKILHEIEQMIIDLGIPQWVPMLVLPIAFVTASYRSAEKAIKVALTPATQVVNNEAHELAHGSVVKD is encoded by the coding sequence ATGAAGAGCTTTTTTAATGTCCTTGATATAGCGATAGCCTCACTAAATAAAACTATCGCAGTAGTTGGGCTTGCAAGTGGAACATTGCTAGCCTTTGCAAATGTTATGGCTAGATATTTTTTCGATAAAAGCTGGTCTTGGGCGAGCGAGCTATCAAACTATCTTTTTATCTGGTCGGCATTTTTTGCCGCAGCGTATGGCTTTAATAAGGGCATTCACGTAAGTGTAACTATCTTGGTGGAGAAATTTCCACCAGCGCTTGCGAAGGCGTGCCTACTCTTTTCGCACATCTTAACAACTGTCTTTTTGATATTTATCGCGGTTTATTCGGTTGATTATCTTAAAATTTTGCACGAGATCGAGCAGATGATCATAGACCTTGGCATACCTCAATGGGTCCCTATGCTAGTGCTTCCAATAGCCTTTGTCACAGCTAGCTACCGCTCAGCTGAAAAAGCTATAAAAGTAGCTCTAACTCCTGCAACACAAGTCGTAAATAACGAAGCGCACGAGCTAGCTCATGGTAGCGTAGTCAAAGACTAA
- a CDS encoding TRAP transporter large permease, which produces MTIAFLFILLFVLMLIGVPVAVSLGTSTVLTMIFFTDIDIATIPQLIFDGINKFSLMAIPMFILAGNLLSKGGSARRIIDFAKSMVGHLPGGLPMSAIFACIIFAAVSGSSPATVVAIGSIMFAAIKEAGYPKEYAVGGITTAGSLGILIPPSVVMIVYGVTAEVSIGKLFMAGVIPGLMLGAFMLIQTYVGAKKLGFKATKAEPLKVRVQKFAKAFWALLIVVVVIGGIYGGIFTPTEAAAASAVYALFISLFIYRDIKIKDLWDICLDSALTTAMIFFIIANAVVFAYLLTSEQIPQAIASMILDANIGMIGFLIFVNILLFIMGQFMEPSSVIMIMVPLLLPISTQLGIDPIHFGIILVVNMEIGMVTPPVGLNLFVASGLTNMNLKEVIMACLPWTLTLFFGLILVTYIPQISLWLPNLMYGH; this is translated from the coding sequence ATGACGATAGCATTTTTATTTATCCTACTTTTTGTGCTGATGCTAATAGGCGTACCAGTGGCGGTTTCGCTGGGAACTAGCACCGTTTTAACGATGATATTTTTTACAGATATCGACATCGCTACGATCCCACAGCTTATATTTGATGGTATCAATAAATTTTCTCTAATGGCGATACCGATGTTTATCTTAGCTGGAAATTTACTAAGCAAAGGTGGCTCAGCAAGGCGTATCATCGACTTTGCAAAGTCTATGGTCGGACACTTGCCAGGTGGCTTGCCTATGAGTGCGATATTTGCCTGCATCATCTTTGCAGCAGTTTCTGGAAGCTCACCTGCGACGGTTGTGGCTATTGGCTCAATTATGTTTGCGGCGATAAAAGAGGCTGGCTATCCAAAAGAGTACGCAGTGGGCGGTATAACTACGGCTGGCTCGCTTGGAATTTTGATCCCACCTTCAGTTGTTATGATAGTTTACGGCGTAACAGCAGAGGTTAGTATCGGCAAGCTCTTTATGGCAGGCGTCATACCAGGTCTTATGCTTGGCGCATTTATGCTTATTCAAACTTATGTCGGAGCAAAAAAGCTTGGCTTTAAGGCGACTAAGGCTGAGCCACTTAAAGTAAGAGTGCAGAAATTTGCAAAAGCATTTTGGGCGCTTTTAATCGTTGTTGTGGTTATCGGCGGAATTTATGGAGGCATTTTCACTCCAACTGAAGCTGCTGCGGCAAGTGCTGTTTATGCGTTATTTATCTCACTTTTTATCTATAGAGATATAAAGATAAAAGATCTTTGGGACATCTGCCTAGACTCAGCCCTTACAACAGCTATGATATTTTTCATCATCGCAAACGCCGTTGTTTTTGCATATTTGCTAACTAGCGAGCAGATCCCTCAAGCGATCGCTTCGATGATACTTGACGCAAATATCGGTATGATAGGATTTTTGATATTTGTAAATATCTTACTCTTTATCATGGGTCAATTTATGGAGCCTTCAAGCGTCATCATGATCATGGTTCCACTATTGCTTCCTATTTCAACGCAACTTGGCATAGATCCGATACACTTTGGCATTATCTTAGTTGTAAATATGGAGATAGGTATGGTGACTCCACCCGTTGGACTAAATTTATTTGTCGCAAGCGGTCTTACAAATATGAACTTAAAAGAGGTCATCATGGCGTGCTTGCCGTGGACGCTGACTCTCTTCTTTGGTCTTATCTTGGTTACTTATATACCTCAAATCTCACTTTGGCTACCAAACCTAATGTACGGACATTAA